In Onychostoma macrolepis isolate SWU-2019 chromosome 06, ASM1243209v1, whole genome shotgun sequence, one DNA window encodes the following:
- the klhl41b gene encoding kelch-like protein 41b produces MDPKAIKEELRLFQSTLLQDGLKELLNENKFVDCTLKIGDRCFPCHRLIMAACSPYFRELFFSEDGKEKESGKEVVLNDVDPNIMDMIIQYLYSAEIDLTDDNVQEIFAVANRFQIPSVFTVCVNYLQKKLSLFNCLAVFRLGLVLGVPRLAIAARDFIADRFETVAAEEEFLQLAPHELLALIGGDTLNVEKEEVVFESVMKWVRNDKAKRAKSLGEAFECIRFRLLPEKYFREKVETDDIIKADPELLKKLQVIKDAFGGKLPEKKPKEKKEGEVNGEAGAEAEEELLPGYLNDNRRLGMYGRDLILMINDTAAVAYDVAENECFLAAVAEQVPKNHVSLCTKKNQLFIVGGLFVDEESKESPLQCYFYQLDSIAADWRAMPPMPSPRCLFSMGECENLLFAIAGKDLQTNESLDSVMCYDTEKMKWHETKKLPLRIHGHSVVSHNNLVYCIGGKTDDNKALNKLFAYNHKQSEWRELAVMKTARAMFGAVVHKGKIIVTGGVNEDGLTALSETYDFGTNKWDTFTEFPQERSSVNLVSTGGKLFAIGGFAIVELEDKNIGPSEITDVWQYEDDKKTWSGMLREMRYASGSSCVGMRLNAARMPKL; encoded by the exons ATGGATCCTAAAGCCATAAAGGAGGAGCTGCGGCTGTTCCAGAGCACCTTGCTTCAGGATGGACTGAAGGAACTTCTGAACGAGAACAAGTTTGTGGACTGCACTTTGAAAATCGGTGACCGCTGCTTTCCCTGCCACCGCTTGATCATGGCCGCCTGTAGTCCTTATTTCAGAGAGCTCTTCTTCTCTGAAGACGGCAAGGAGAAGGAAAGCGGCAAGGAAGTGGTTCTGAATGACGTTGATCCTAATATCATGGATATGATTATCCAGTATCTGTATTCAGCTGAGATTGATTTGACGGATGACAACGTTCAGGAGATCTTTGCAGTGGCGAACCGATTCCAGATTCCCTCAGTGTTTACAGTATGTGTGAACTATCTCCAGAAGAAGCTGTCGCTGTTTAATTGTCTCGCCGTCTTCAGGCTCGGCCTGGTCCTCGGCGTTCCCAGGCTCGCCATAGCAGCACGCGATTTCATCGCTGACCGATTTGAAACCGTGGCGGCTGAGGAGGAGTTCCTTCAGCTGGCGCCTCACGAGCTCTTGGCTCTGATTGGTGGAGACACGCTTAACGTGGAGAAGGAGGAGGTTGTGTTTGAGTCGGTGATGAAGTGGGTGCGCAACGACAAGGCCAAGCGCGCCAAGAGTCTGGGCGAAGCGTTCGAGTGCATCCGCTTCCGACTTCTTCCCGAGAAGTACTTCCGGGAGAAAGTCGAGACCGATGACATCATCAAGGCAGATCCAGAACTCTTGAAGAAGCTGCAAGTCATCAAAGACGCCTTCGGAGGAAAACTCCCCGAGAAGAAACCCAAAGAGAAGAAGGAAGGAGAGGTGAACGGAGAGGCCGGAGCAGAGGCGGAAGAGGAGCTGCTGCCAGGTTACTTGAACGATAATCGTAGACTGGGGATGTACGGACGAGACCTGATCCTCATGATCAATGATACGGCCGCTGTGGCCTACGACGTGGCTGAGAATGAGTGTTTTCTGGCTGCCGTGGCAGAGCAAGTGCCAAAGAACCACGTGAGTCTCTGCACCAAGAAGAACCAGCTCTTCATCGTCGGTGGCCTGTTTGTCGATGAAGAGAGCAAAGAGTCTCCTCTGCAGTGCTACTTCTATCAG CTGGACAGTATTGCTGCTGATTGGAGGGCAATGCCTCCTATGCCCAGCCCTCGATGCCTGTTCAGTATGGGCGAATGTGAAAACCTGCTGTTCGCCATCGCTGGCAAAGACCTGCAGACCAACGAGTCCCTCGACTCCGTCATGTGTTATGACACTGA AAAGATGAAATGGCATGAGACCAAGAAACTTCCTCTGCGTATTCACGGCCATTCAGTTGTGTCACATAACAACCTGGTGTACTGCATCGGAGGAAAGACAGATGACaa CAAAGCTCTCAATAAATTGTTTGCGTACAACCACAAGCAGTCAGAATGGCGAGAACTGGCTGTTATGAAGACGGCCAGAGCGATGTTTGGTGCCGTAGTTCATAAGGGAAAGATCATCGTAACTGGAGGAGTGAATGAAGATGGACTCACAGCTTTATCTGAAACCTACGATTTTGGAACAAACAA GTGGGACACATTCACAGAGTTCCCTCAGGAGCGTAGCTCTGTGAATCTTGTGAGCACCGGAGGAAAACTTTTTGCCATTGGGGGCTTTGCTATTGTAGAGCTGGAGGACAAAAACATTGGACCCTCCGAGATCACTGATGTGTGGCA GTATGAAGATGACAAAAAGACATGGAGCGGCATGCTGAGAGAGATGCGCTACGCTTCTGGATCTTCCTGCGTTGGTATGCGTCTGAATGCTGCCAGGATGCCCAAACTTTAA
- the LOC131542610 gene encoding E3 ubiquitin-protein ligase RBBP6-like has protein sequence MPCVHYKFRSKLSHDTILFEGVHITVRELKQQIMRRERLKLCDLKISSEQNNEEYTDDEALIPNNTSVVIRRIPAVGLKSTNKRFVNNRPEPSCGSSQTVGDSSPVSLDLLLKTENLAEANASEEDKLKAVMYQSSLCYYSSSDAMKLVGLLPPNYICFRCRIPGHHIKNCPSNGDKSCAPHKRIRKCAGIPRSFLVEVDDPDRKGVMMDSSGKYVIPVMDADAYAIGKKEKPPFSPQNNPSSSSSSSSDPVPATLLCLICKDLLSDAVMIPCCRSSYCDECECLIKQTSVRSKQAVSDNRLVSGIRTCLLESDGHVCPTCRQSDVSPDSLTANTVLRQVRP, from the exons ATGCCTTGTGTTCATTATAAGTTTCGAAGTAAACTCAGTCACGACACGATCCTGTTTGAAGGCGTTCACATCACTGTGAGAGAGTTAAAACAACAAATCATGAGACGCGAGAGACTCAAGCTCTGTGACCTAAAGATCAGCAGCGAGCAAAACAATGAAG AATACACTGATGATGAAGCTCTCATTCCCAACAACACGTCAGTCGTTATCAGACGAATCCCTGCTGTTGGGCTCAAATCCACAAACAAAAGATTTGTCAA TAATCGGCCTGAACCATCGTGTGGATCTTCACAAACA GTTGGTGATTCTTCACCAGTTTCACTGGATCTGCTTCTGAAG ACTGAGAATCTGGCTGAGGCAAATGCATCAGAGGAGGACAAACTCAAAGCTGTGATGTACCAGTCCAGTCTGTGCTATTATTCCAGCAG TGATGCGATGAAGCTGGTCGGACTGCTTCCACCAAACTACATCTGCTTCCGCTGCAGGATTCCTGGACATCACATTAAAAACTGCCCGAGCAATGGG GACAAAAGTTGCGCTCCTCATAAGCGCATACGGAAATGCGCAGGGATTCCTCGTAGTTTCCTGGTGGAGGTGGATGATCCTGACAGAAAGGGAGTCATGATGGACAGCAGCGGGAAATACGTCATTCCCGTTATGGATGC TGATGCCTATGCGATTGGGAAGAAAGAGAAGCCGCCCTTCTCACCCCAGAATAACCcttcatcctcatcctcatcctcatccgATCCGGTTCCTGCGACGCTGCTGTGTCTGATCTGTAAGGATCTGCTGAGCGATGCTGTGATGATTCCCTGCTGCAGGAGCAGCTACTGTGATGAATGTGAGTGTCTGATCAAACAAACATCAGTCAGAAGCAAACAGGCTGTTTCTGACAATCGTTTGGTGTCAGGTATCAGAACGTGTTTGCTGGAGTCTGACGGACACGTTTGTCCAACCTGCAGACAGTCGGATGTTTCTCCTGACAGTTTGACTGCAAACACTGTTTTGCGTCAAGTAAGACCTTAA
- the ppig gene encoding peptidyl-prolyl cis-trans isomerase G isoform X1: MGVKAQRPRCFFDIGISNVPAGRVVIELFSDACPKTCENFRCLCTGEKGIGKTTQKPLHYKGSLFHRIVKDFMIQGGDFSEGNGRGGESVYGGFFEDESFSMKHTKEFLLSMANRGKDTNGSQFFITTKPTPHLDGIHVVFGQVISGQDVIRMIESQKTDTNSRPYTEVKVLNCGELVPKSKAKKEKKKHQSSSESDDDPSSDSSSDSGESEKDKKRRKKHKKEHKKKKEQKHKKKDKKGSDEEEADPQPMSTIRPEEVPPIPENRFLMRRSPQKAKEEEQGKEKQKEDSGKDGQRERDRERERERDRPIANSRPNRTRLVMTRSGRRIKGRGPRRYRTPSRSRSRSWDRFRRSETPPHWRQEMQRTHKAKANTAATQERWIKGDKGDMSEDKTEATEPASENKAAGQEEAKKNSEREKRDAKRDKSRSTSRGRDRKRDKHRSKSRDRDARKKTDADAEKKAHSRSKSKEKKREKEKHSKADDKRGRSSSKDRKEKDAKERDKEGEQKDRSKERSKQHSEGNEKEKSKEVEKKKNGEQRRDRSRSREKGRDGSRRSRSRGRDKRGQSRDRGRDRRHSSSRDRRSSRRSRSRERDRRDRGRDAEDRNKRKSAEESKSKESRGRDRSSKERSSQRQRSRERDDRQSGRKRKEKSDSGSSDSESDADKQKKRKRSESPKSKERAKDKSKSPMKKKKDSSSSDSD, translated from the exons ATGGGGGTGAAGGCGCAGCGTCCTCGCTGCTTCTTTGACATTGGTATCAGTAATGTGCCAG CGGGCAGAGTGGTCATTGAGCTTTTCTCGGATGCATGTCCCAAGACATGTGAAAACTTCCGCTGCCTTTGCACAg GGGAGAAAGGAATTGGTAAGACTACCCAGAAACCCTTGCACTATAAAGGAAGTCTGTTCCACAGGATAGTAAAGGACTTTATGATACAAGGAGGAGACTTCAGTGAAG GAAATGGTAGAGGTGGTGAATCTGTATATGGAGGTTTCTTTGAAG ATGAGAGCTTCTCAATGAAACATACCAAGGAGTTCCTGCTGTCGATGGCAAACAGAGGGAAGGACACCAATGGCTCGCAGTTCTTTAT AACTACAAAACCAACTCCTCACTTGGACGG AATTCATGTGGTGTTTGGTCAGGTGATCTCCGGCCAGGACGTGATCCGGATGATCGAGAGTCAGAAGACCGATACCAACAGCCGACCCTACACCGAGGTCAAAGTGCTCAACTGTGGGGAACTTGTTCCAAAATCTAAAG caaagaaagaaaagaagaagcATCAGTCATCCAGCGAGAGTGACGACGACCCTTCCTCAGACAGCTCGTCGGACTCAGGGGAATCAGAAAAGGACAAGAAACGACGGAAGAAACATAAGAAGGAAcacaagaaaaagaaagaacagaaacacaaaaagaaaGACAAGAAAGG GTCTGATGAGGAAGAGGCTGATCCCCAACCCATGTCGACCATCCGCCCAGAGGAAGTCCCGCCCATTCCAGAAAACCGCTTCCTAATGAGGCGAAGCCCCCAGAAGGCCAAAGAAGAGGAGCAGGGGAAAGAAAAGCAAAAGGAGGACTCTGGGAAAGACGGacaaagagaaagagacagggagagagagagggagagggacaG ACCCATAGCGAACTCACGGCCAAATCGCACAAGACTGGTGATGACCAGGTCAGGCCGCAGAATTAAAGGAAGAGGACCGAGG cGCTACCGGACACCATCTAGATCTCGCTCGCGGTCATGGGATCGGTTTCGCCGCAGTGAGACGCCTCCACACTGGAGGCAGGAAATGCAAAGGACACATAAAGCTAAAGCCAACACAGCCGCCACCCAGGAACGATGGATCAAAGGGGACAA aggagATATGTCAGAGGACAAGACAGAAGCTACTGAGCCAGCCAGCGAGAACAAAGCTGCAGGGCAAGAAGAAGCAAAAAAGAACTCTGAACGAGAAAAGAGAGATGCAAAGCGGGACAAGTCACGCAGTACCTCCAGAGGAAGAGACAGGAAGAGGGACAAACATCGCTCCAAAAGCAGAGATAGGGACGCACGAAAAAAGACAGATGCTGATGCGGAAAAGAAAGCTCACAGCCGGAGCAAGAGcaaagaaaagaagagagagaagGAAAAGCACAGTAAAGCGGATGACAAACGGGGACGCTCAAGCAGCAAGGACAGGAAAGAGAAAGATGCCAAAGAGCGGGACAAGGAGGGCGAGCAAAAAGACAGAAGCAAAGAAAGGAGCAAACAACATTCAGAAGGGAATGAGAAAGAAAAGTCAAAAGAGGTGGAAAAGAAGAAGAATGGAGAGCAGCGACGTGACCGATCTAGAAGCAGAGAAAAGGGTCGTGACGGGTCACGGAGGTCCCGGTCCAGAGGGCGCGACAAGCGTGGCCAATCACGCGACAGAGGCCGTGACAGACGCCACAGCAGCAGCCGGGACAGAAGATCATCTCGCCGGTCAAGAAGCAGAGAGCGAGACAGACGGGACCGCGGGAGAGACGCAGAAGACAGAAACAAGAGGAAGAGTGCAGAGGAGTCAAAGAGCAAAGAGAGCAGAGGACGAGACAGAAGCTCCAAAGAACGGTCCTCCCAGAGACAGAGAAGCCGAGAGCGAGATGATCGCCAGAGCGGCAGGAAGAGGAAGGAGAAGAGCGACAGTGGAAGCAGCGATTCAGAGAGCGATGCTGATaaacagaagaaaagaaaaaggagcGAGAGTCCGAAATCTAAAGAGAGAGCAAAGGACAAATCTAAAAGTccaatgaaaaagaaaaaggactCGTCTTCTAGTGACAGTGACTGA
- the ppig gene encoding peptidyl-prolyl cis-trans isomerase G isoform X2, with protein sequence MARSSLYLYLHSASLFCVPDHRTTKPTPHLDGIHVVFGQVISGQDVIRMIESQKTDTNSRPYTEVKVLNCGELVPKSKAKKEKKKHQSSSESDDDPSSDSSSDSGESEKDKKRRKKHKKEHKKKKEQKHKKKDKKGSDEEEADPQPMSTIRPEEVPPIPENRFLMRRSPQKAKEEEQGKEKQKEDSGKDGQRERDRERERERDRPIANSRPNRTRLVMTRSGRRIKGRGPRRYRTPSRSRSRSWDRFRRSETPPHWRQEMQRTHKAKANTAATQERWIKGDKGDMSEDKTEATEPASENKAAGQEEAKKNSEREKRDAKRDKSRSTSRGRDRKRDKHRSKSRDRDARKKTDADAEKKAHSRSKSKEKKREKEKHSKADDKRGRSSSKDRKEKDAKERDKEGEQKDRSKERSKQHSEGNEKEKSKEVEKKKNGEQRRDRSRSREKGRDGSRRSRSRGRDKRGQSRDRGRDRRHSSSRDRRSSRRSRSRERDRRDRGRDAEDRNKRKSAEESKSKESRGRDRSSKERSSQRQRSRERDDRQSGRKRKEKSDSGSSDSESDADKQKKRKRSESPKSKERAKDKSKSPMKKKKDSSSSDSD encoded by the exons ATGGCTCGCAGTTCTTTAT atttatatttacattctgCCTCACTGTTTTGTGTCCCTGACCATAGAACTACAAAACCAACTCCTCACTTGGACGG AATTCATGTGGTGTTTGGTCAGGTGATCTCCGGCCAGGACGTGATCCGGATGATCGAGAGTCAGAAGACCGATACCAACAGCCGACCCTACACCGAGGTCAAAGTGCTCAACTGTGGGGAACTTGTTCCAAAATCTAAAG caaagaaagaaaagaagaagcATCAGTCATCCAGCGAGAGTGACGACGACCCTTCCTCAGACAGCTCGTCGGACTCAGGGGAATCAGAAAAGGACAAGAAACGACGGAAGAAACATAAGAAGGAAcacaagaaaaagaaagaacagaaacacaaaaagaaaGACAAGAAAGG GTCTGATGAGGAAGAGGCTGATCCCCAACCCATGTCGACCATCCGCCCAGAGGAAGTCCCGCCCATTCCAGAAAACCGCTTCCTAATGAGGCGAAGCCCCCAGAAGGCCAAAGAAGAGGAGCAGGGGAAAGAAAAGCAAAAGGAGGACTCTGGGAAAGACGGacaaagagaaagagacagggagagagagagggagagggacaG ACCCATAGCGAACTCACGGCCAAATCGCACAAGACTGGTGATGACCAGGTCAGGCCGCAGAATTAAAGGAAGAGGACCGAGG cGCTACCGGACACCATCTAGATCTCGCTCGCGGTCATGGGATCGGTTTCGCCGCAGTGAGACGCCTCCACACTGGAGGCAGGAAATGCAAAGGACACATAAAGCTAAAGCCAACACAGCCGCCACCCAGGAACGATGGATCAAAGGGGACAA aggagATATGTCAGAGGACAAGACAGAAGCTACTGAGCCAGCCAGCGAGAACAAAGCTGCAGGGCAAGAAGAAGCAAAAAAGAACTCTGAACGAGAAAAGAGAGATGCAAAGCGGGACAAGTCACGCAGTACCTCCAGAGGAAGAGACAGGAAGAGGGACAAACATCGCTCCAAAAGCAGAGATAGGGACGCACGAAAAAAGACAGATGCTGATGCGGAAAAGAAAGCTCACAGCCGGAGCAAGAGcaaagaaaagaagagagagaagGAAAAGCACAGTAAAGCGGATGACAAACGGGGACGCTCAAGCAGCAAGGACAGGAAAGAGAAAGATGCCAAAGAGCGGGACAAGGAGGGCGAGCAAAAAGACAGAAGCAAAGAAAGGAGCAAACAACATTCAGAAGGGAATGAGAAAGAAAAGTCAAAAGAGGTGGAAAAGAAGAAGAATGGAGAGCAGCGACGTGACCGATCTAGAAGCAGAGAAAAGGGTCGTGACGGGTCACGGAGGTCCCGGTCCAGAGGGCGCGACAAGCGTGGCCAATCACGCGACAGAGGCCGTGACAGACGCCACAGCAGCAGCCGGGACAGAAGATCATCTCGCCGGTCAAGAAGCAGAGAGCGAGACAGACGGGACCGCGGGAGAGACGCAGAAGACAGAAACAAGAGGAAGAGTGCAGAGGAGTCAAAGAGCAAAGAGAGCAGAGGACGAGACAGAAGCTCCAAAGAACGGTCCTCCCAGAGACAGAGAAGCCGAGAGCGAGATGATCGCCAGAGCGGCAGGAAGAGGAAGGAGAAGAGCGACAGTGGAAGCAGCGATTCAGAGAGCGATGCTGATaaacagaagaaaagaaaaaggagcGAGAGTCCGAAATCTAAAGAGAGAGCAAAGGACAAATCTAAAAGTccaatgaaaaagaaaaaggactCGTCTTCTAGTGACAGTGACTGA
- the phospho2 gene encoding pyridoxal phosphate phosphatase PHOSPHO2, translated as MKTLVVFDFDHTIVDDNSDTWVIRCTPEQTLPDWLKKSYQKGLWTEYMGRVLTYIGEQSVQPEHMRAVMESIPLTDGMTELLTFISENKKDIDCIIISDSNSIFIDWVLHASGLKSAIDDVFTNPASIDARGYMSVRCFHAHDCQQCPVNLCKKRVLQDFREKQAKADVHYERICYIGDGGNDFCPVRELKEGDIAMPRKGFSLEKLLCKAISEGSEALPAKIMPWTSGNEILRELRALIE; from the coding sequence ATGAAGACCTTAGTAGTATTCGACTTTGATCACACTATAGTGGATGACAACAGCGACACATGGGTGATCCGCTGCACTCCCGAGCAGACGTTACCAGACTGGCTGAAGAAGTCATACCAGAAAGGCCTGTGGACCGAGTATATGGGTCGAGTCTTGACCTACATCGGAGAGCAGTCCGTCCAGCCGGAGCACATGCGCGCGGTCATGGAGAGCATCCCGCTCACCGACGGCATGACCGAGCTCCTGACCTTCATATCAGAGAATAAGAAGGACATCGACTGCATCATAATCTCCGATTCCAACAGTATCTTCATAGACTGGGTTTTGCATGCATCAGGGTTGAAGTCTGCTATAGATGACGTCTTCACCAACCCTGCCAGCATCGATGCACGCGGATATATGAGCGTGCGCTGCTTTCACGCGCATGACTGTCAGCAATGTCCCGTAAACCTGTGCAAGAAGAGGGTACTGCAGGATTTCAGAGAGAAGCAAGCTAAGGCTGATGTGCATTATGAGAGGATTTGCTATATAGGAGATGGAGGAAATGACTTTTGCCCCGTTCGAGAATTGAAAGAAGGGGATATTGCGATGCCTAGGAAAGGATTCAGCCTAGAGAAACTGCTATGCAAAGCCATTTCAGAGGGTTCAGAAGCACTGCCTGCGAAAATCATGCCCTGGACTAGTGGCAATGAAATCCTCAGGGAGTTAAGAGCTCTAATTGAGTAA